The DNA region TCAAACAAGAACCGACACTCCTTTGGATCCACCCCACCAGTAACAACCCAGAGTCATTCAATAACACCAGGGAGGCGCAGTTTACCAGCTCACTCCTCTATACCAGCCTCATTTAGAAACACAGAAATCCTACCAAACAAACAGCGACATTCCTCAGGAAACAGTAACTCGTCCACAGGGTCCGGTCACAGAGCTTCCAGTCGAGGCACCCAGAATGAAGAATCCTCCAGAAACTCCATGTCCATGAAAGGATGGAACACGATACAGGTGAGATTGAATTGTTACAATGATGTCATGTCATGTATAAATAGAATTATGAAGTCTTCTTGTTTTGTCAGGTTACAATATGCGTTTTCATGTTAAACAGAAGGAATAATATAAAGATTTGTCTGATTTGTAATCAAGTGAATTATAgtcaaattatgataaataatttaatgataatAGAAAGAGTAATATGAagttttgtgtatattttttccCCTTAACAATCTTAGGATCTGTCACAGAAACAACAGAACTCTGCCAGAGTGGACCCTCCCAGTGGTAGCCATGTAGAGCCGAGCGGTGCCAATCCTCGCCTAGGACATTTGTCTCCAGCTACGTCCTCACCTAGTCTCCACATGGCAAATCCACAACAGAAGAAGCCACCTTCCCCCCGATTGGACCTGTATAAGTCTAGCTCTGACATCAACAGCTACCCTCAGCCTCTGTCTCCCAGGAGTCCAACAAATGcctcattttcattttcaaaagggTTCAAGAAAATGGCGTGGAGTCACAATGCCGATTTTTCATTGGGATACCAGGGTGATAAAATGAAGGAAGTGAGGCAGTCACTGCCAAGCAATAACAAACCTTTTAAGTCAGACTTACATGATTATCAGAACATTAACGAAGTGTCCTCCTCTCAAACTGAGGTAGATGCAACAGACCTGGAACTTCAGAAACTGACACAGCGACCTCCCCGTGAACCTTATGACCCTCGACCCCCGTGCTCGCCTCCAGCGCCCCCTGTTAGGGATGTGTCTAGTTTACAGTATGTGAATAAACCGCAATCCCATGAAAAGTACCCTTCCTGGCCTGTCACACAGCCAAACCTGGAGACAGAGCCTGGGGAACCTATCAACTCCCCAAAACTAAAACCGGCATTCCACCCTCAACTCGGGCCAGTGAATGAACGAAATAGTCCCAATAGTGAAAGAAAGGGTGGGGATGACTATAAAAGAAATGCCAGTGATCCTGGCTTCAAGAAACAAACTTCATTAACCCGTTTCATGAAACGTCCAACTCCGAGTGACCACGAAAAAAGAACAATTAATTTGGAATCAAAAAAGAGTGCAGAAAGTCAAATGGAACACTTCTTCAGTTCTTCTCCAGGCTATCCGAATCCAATGATGGATCAGGATGGAAATCGCATTGGAGATGAGAAGTATAACATTCCTTCACCTCCTGAGAGAGAGAGTCGTGCTCCAGATGAGAAAACTCTTTCAGAAAAAATTGCATCCATTGTTGGACCTCACCATGATTCATGGCATGGAAGTAGTGGTTATCATAGTGATTATAAAAGTCGTGATTCATCCTCATTCAGTGACAGTCCCCACCAGGACTATAAAAAACGGGACAGTTTCACACGAGAAGGTCCAGAGAAGTCACCAGTGGTACGTGGGTTAGTGGATACTGGTACAAATCCCCTGGGTAGTGATGGAAAGAGTGTCAGTAGTAGTTCCCTACGATTTGAGCCACCAAGGACTTACGTGGTGAAACAGATGGTGTGTTATAACACTGGAACACAAACGGAGGATAAGTCTTCCACAGAAGTTTCTTCTAGTGACAAGTATTTCCAGGAAAAATCTATTCAAGCAAGGTTGTCTAGTTCTGATAGTGACCATTTCAAACAACCAGACAGTCAACGAAGGGGTGCCTATTCTGGAAATCTAGGAGAGAGCAAGGAAacaaagaagaaagaaaacttTCCAGAGGAATATTCATCAAACATGGCTCCAATGCTTAGAAAACTTACAAAGGAATACTACGGTGGCAAACTCAGTGGAAGTGAAAAACGCCTGTCTTCTGCTTCCAGCCAGGACAGCAGCATTCGCAGTCCTGGATCTGACATGCCATCATTCATACAGTACCCTGGCATGAAGGAGGCAGAGTCTTACAGCAGTGTTGTTATTCACCCTCATGAAAACTCCATGCCTTTCGGACGTGACTATGCGGAATCAAAATCCAGCATCAGCGATTCAAGGCAAGATGTGTCTGGATTTGAGAGTGAAAGAGGTTCGGTGTCAGAATTGCGATCCAAACCAATGAGACACGGACTTGACCCTTCACTGTATTCTCCAAAGTATCCCCTGTACACAACAGGGAGCAGATCTGATTTGAATAGAGAACAAAATCGTTTATTAACAGGCCATGACAAACATTCAAAGAGCATATCTAATATTGAGGAGTATAATCGAGGTGTTCAAAACAATGACTCTTCTCCCTCTATGCCAAACAGTAGCAACTCAGATTCTCGTTCTTCCACAAGTACTCGCTACAGTTCTGAGTCCTCCCTGCCCTTTCAAAATTACTCCAAACCTAGACATGAATCGACAGACTCTGTGTTCACTGATCCTTCTTCTCCATTAACACCAGGAGGTGCCGAGGGACCTCGTAGACCGAACGACTTAAGCTCAGGTCGTCAGATGGGAAGAAGCGCCTCCATGAAGAAAGCTTACGGTGTGTTCGAAGAACACATTCACAAGAGACATGACAGTGATTCGCTGTCTTCTTCCACCCTCTCCTCTTCCAGTGTTGTACACTCCCGGTCTCACTCCACAGAGTACCTCCGCATGGATCACTACCAGAAAATGCATGCAGAGAATAAGCACATGGCTTTGATACGAGAAGACTCCCTAGAAAACCGATCACAGGACCAGCGCTGGGAGGATATGGTACGAAAATCCAAAAGGTCTCAAGCTGATAAATCTATGAACTATGAAAATATTCAGTTAGGAAACATGGGTAACGGAAATCATTCCTCAAAGGGTTTCCTAGCAGTCTCCAATTTGAAGAGGACTTCTTCAGAACAAATAAGACCAATGAAGGATCGTTTCAATGAAAGATCCAGTGCTCGGAAACAAGAGGATGAAAATAGAGCAGTGAAATCTAGTGAGGATCCCAGAAATAAGTTCAAGTCGCCAAACCAATCTCTGATGGATTTATCTTCCAATGATCCTTCAGATTCTAGTTTTGATCACAGACCAAGGTCAACGTCTGATTCTATTCCTAAAGACAGCAGTAATTTCTCTTCCTCAGTACGACATGTCTCGGATCCTGACAAAGCGTCACCTGACAACCCAGATATTTCCTCCACACAAATacaaaatgatttcaataaAGATTCCAACTTGAAAGATGTCCAGCGAACTGCAGTCCAGAAATTCATGGACAGGGTAACTGGAAAGAAAACCGATGAAGAAACAGAATCCACAGTGTCCACGGCTGAGACCACCACATCTTTGACTCCATCTGAATCATTCCGTCTAAAATATGGCAGCCGGGCAGAGCGACAGGAGAGCCTTCGAAGATCAAGGTCAATATCCTCAAGAGACTCTGATTATATGGAAATGAGACGACCAGAGAGACAGCAGACGGAATGGAGTCGAATTCGCTCACAGACGGGTGGTAGCAGGCCCCACTCCATTGGGTCTGACTCCAGTTTAGTGGATCCCTATGCCATCACTACTCTGCCCTCATTCTCTGATTCGGAGCAACACCAACGAAGCCAGAGTGACTCCACAGGCATTGTCTCTCAGCCCAACACAGATGAGGTAGGTTGTCCTCTAGATGTTTATATTAACTTTAATGAAGgcaaaaaaagttattaattcCATATTTAAGGCATGCACATTGTGCAGTGttgtctttttatttttcattcacaaACCATGGATATATTATTCACCTTGCATACCACTTTGTAAttagatattttatttcatgcGTGTTAGATAATATGATCTTATAGTTAACGCTATAAATTTTCTATGTGACAAGTGCATGGTtgtgttttgtatttttagAAATACTTAATCCTTAATTTATAGTTACCGTAATGCATGAGAGATAGGAAAATAAATCGTATTCCAAATTCTTGTAGTTTCTTTTAATGAAATGGTGTAATGAGAAATTAATGCAACTATGGCTAGATTTTAGCTCTTAAtttaaatattcttgtttaaattttgcagtTGAGGTCAGTTCCTGTGAAAGATCATACTGGTAAAAACGACGATCAAAGGTAAGTAACTCTTACAGAGTTGTTGTAAGTTTTTGCTGGCTGGTGGTTGTTGACAGATCCTTTGATAACTGCTGCGTAACAATGAGAAGAATGCGAGGCACGGGTCGTAATCATCTGGTAATCACAGGCCCCATAATCCTTGATAACAGACGACGACCACTGAAATTTCTTCCTCTCTGAAATTTTTGTTCCCAGGGCAGACATGAAGTCGCAATTTTTGTAAAAGTAGAAACTGATAAAGTGGGTTCAGTAAGATTTCAGATTAAAATCTTGTTCAAATTAGATTGTGcaagtgggtttttttatgaagtcagctttgatgcatttttttttgcatacagaaaaatcatgatttttctaaaaatagcaaCTTGAATTAATTATGTTCAATTACTATAATACACAATGTAAAATGGAATACACAGGGAGAAAATGTGTACCAATCTGTAATATGTGTTAATTGATAGTTTCAATAATCATACCAGCAGTGGGAGATTGCCAGCAAGGCTTTGAAATCATTGTGTAGCGAATGTTCCACAGTACAGACCATTTCAATCTATGACAAAAAGCCTTACCTAaggaaatgatttaaaaatattgaccatgtttaaatatttttcaatggaAGTAGTTATGTCATAATTTGTGTGCACTGGTGGAAGGGGGACTGTTTATTGATTGAGGGAAGAGCGGGTCTCCCTGAACGGGGTTTTGTGCTATGTTGTGCTGAGCTGTGCTGGGACAGGATGGTCTTGCAGTACGTCGGCCTGACATTGATCAGCCTTTCATCACTCCCGTGTTTGTTTACCGAGTTGTTGTGACCTGTGTGTTTGTCAACATAACAGTTCAAATTCAAGGGCTTCACATAGCCATGACATAACTCTCACACATAGGGATTATTAAACACTTGACCCCCCTGTGTCTGCCTTACCTGACCATACCGCTTATTTCTGgggtttttatgaaaataaattttttagaaTCTGCAGGTTATCACGTAATATAGTACTGTTTTTCCTCAAGGTTTATCTGGTTAAGAAATCTGTGAACAtcgtgatttcttgttttccatgCTCGTACCTGTAGCAGCTGACCCATTTCAACAACACAAGGGATCGTATGTCATAGCTAAATATTCTGAAGTGTCTACTGGACAGTTTCATGAGGCTCTGATGAGGTGAAAGCAAGGGGACCAAAcaagcatatatatttttttctgacttgAGATAAATTAATGTACAAAAAGAGTTTGGCTTGATTTTTGTACCTAATAGGCTTCTCTTGTAAATtccttgtattttttaatactaATAAATGTGTCACTGAAATGAACCTACAGTGTAACCAGGTAATTAGATTAAATAGGACAGCAATGGACACTGCATGCATTTGATAAAAGAGTTCAATTCATCAGTGTAACATGTTAGGATATTAAACTATGTAATTATCTgcacttttgaaaaaatatttacttaattTATGTGTGATTTGATATTGCAATAAAATCTATGAATCAAGGagttaaaagtatatttcaaaagaaaataaaacccaaaaatatttactttcatGCATTAAATAGATAATGAAGCAATATTGCACAAAATATATAGACAGACTGGTTTCTGCCTCCAAATGATTAGAGATAAATGAGCAAACGGGGATTAGGTATTCGTGAGGTATATGGCATTACCTATATCAATCCTATACCAATTATCACCTGCTTGCACCATTTAATTTCCAGCCACTTTGGGTGCCATTAATTACATTGGACAAATTAAAAGACCATCTGCCTGTCTGTGGGTAGCCCCTGTTCTGAGCCTGGTTTCTCAAACAGAGGCCACTGATTGGTCATGCATGAGGGACTCTTTCCTGTTCAGCAGTAAAATCCATTCAGAACACCTTTGTATTTGTCATTAACTTTGTAATAACATACACAACTGTCAGACCTTATCTCTCTTGAGGGATAAGTATAGAGGTTGAGATGGGTGAGCTTCTGTTTTAATCTGAAGTTGTTTTCTGGGGGGAAAAATGTGCCATGGAGTATCCCGTCTACCTGTATGGGGGAGACCCAGGGAATCTGGACACGGTTGTGCCTCGCCCTAGAGTCTGGAGGTAAGTTGTACAGAAAGTTTACCTGTGTACACAGGTGAGTTTTTGATGACctcattttcacatttttgtatCTGTTTGAATACACAGAATGAATAACGATATCCAATAGTGTGATATTTTGATATGTGGAAACCTAATCTGTCTATGATTCAGAAAATCCATtgaaaaaccttttaaaaatgG from Crassostrea angulata isolate pt1a10 chromosome 7, ASM2561291v2, whole genome shotgun sequence includes:
- the LOC128191706 gene encoding protein Shroom3-like isoform X6; amino-acid sequence: MDIIDKLLGTSKLESGVKILRSSSFLHRSREGQERERRRSGDQDENNMAENHRSSAEKVMPRQRRVESFHGRSKTRHSSSHAAGSTTNQDPSVTFRNHLSSSSISLSSSHPSSPRDPPSNKNRHSFGSTPPVTTQSHSITPGRRSLPAHSSIPASFRNTEILPNKQRHSSGNSNSSTGSGHRASSRGTQNEESSRNSMSMKGWNTIQDLSQKQQNSARVDPPSGSHVEPSGANPRLGHLSPATSSPSLHMANPQQKKPPSPRLDLYKSSSDINSYPQPLSPRSPTNASFSFSKGFKKMAWSHNADFSLGYQGDKMKEVRQSLPSNNKPFKSDLHDYQNINEVSSSQTEVDATDLELQKLTQRPPREPYDPRPPCSPPAPPVRDVSSLQYVNKPQSHEKYPSWPVTQPNLETEPGEPINSPKLKPAFHPQLGPVNERNSPNSERKGGDDYKRNASDPGFKKQTSLTRFMKRPTPSDHEKRTINLESKKSAESQMEHFFSSSPGYPNPMMDQDGNRIGDEKYNIPSPPERESRAPDEKTLSEKIASIVGPHHDSWHGSSGYHSDYKSRDSSSFSDSPHQDYKKRDSFTREGPEKSPVVRGLVDTGTNPLGSDGKSVSSSSLRFEPPRTYVVKQMVCYNTGTQTEDKSSTEVSSSDKYFQEKSIQARLSSSDSDHFKQPDSQRRGAYSGNLGESKETKKKENFPEEYSSNMAPMLRKLTKEYYGGKLSGSEKRLSSASSQDSSIRSPGSDMPSFIQYPGMKEAESYSSVVIHPHENSMPFGRDYAESKSSISDSRQDVSGFESERGSVSELRSKPMRHGLDPSLYSPKYPLYTTGSRSDLNREQNRLLTGHDKHSKSISNIEEYNRGVQNNDSSPSMPNSSNSDSRSSTSTRYSSESSLPFQNYSKPRHESTDSVFTDPSSPLTPGGAEGPRRPNDLSSGRQMGRSASMKKAYGVFEEHIHKRHDSDSLSSSTLSSSSVVHSRSHSTEYLRMDHYQKMHAENKHMALIREDSLENRSQDQRWEDMVRKSKRSQADKSMNYENIQLGNMGNGNHSSKGFLAVSNLKRTSSEQIRPMKDRFNERSSARKQEDENRAVKSSEDPRNKFKSPNQSLMDLSSNDPSDSSFDHRPRSTSDSIPKDSSNFSSSVRHVSDPDKASPDNPDISSTQIQNDFNKDSNLKDVQRTAVQKFMDRVTGKKTDEETESTVSTAETTTSLTPSESFRLKYGSRAERQESLRRSRSISSRDSDYMEMRRPERQQTEWSRIRSQTGGSRPHSIGSDSSLVDPYAITTLPSFSDSEQHQRSQSDSTGIVSQPNTDELRSVPVKDHTGKNDDQSSGGISKNSLYQNVGYRPPPPPPQGGDEEKPPALPPRNYRRFSASQSDSSLPHRPLIPQPLNKERPSLGYDGHSSESRGRWDDDNYAEQLRKQSRRLSEQQHMPQPMTYKTTKTSIQFTQSYKQQHVEALEATSPNGSTSSSEQFFSSRRLSAGQQPPSPNSAPSVPPLPSSKYMPSPSSPQISPKGESLSRPQHYPDPKSYNSPESKADKPRVDIPPVTQGWHSRPSPSSPDPPPPPTPQKELTADVDLPPPPPELMENSPEHKDDRNRYAEDSYGSYKNRTDRQPGVYKRSASSGDALKLLHENNNYKQQGDIQKPLRKRLQPGWKSETTVNHEDQIQEQPETKDPVRSDRPPPPRPLLSTQSASHLLAPKPYTAPESSRSNSFSVSSTDQDSVITAPLAERRSVQDRISSIERKQSLSRERPEVRQTTPQGGQYFSKKSYENFSKSFSATPPRRTYETDKFSASVSETSLGQRQNSKFQDPTTTPNRRTYSPEQIASNDRSNESPPPVDRSPGSGYPGGRNIRNSESNGQSAFDSNSKMSFSDSKRQSPSKPISTNSSSPSEKNTVSDLVQHSRQRSQEELECDAKVQEFAKIYEKKDPKLSSMLKSDGGRMQYMDGLFHTEIDQDILVRRSPKTSPKSSSVGNDQEALQSVTPKKDGVPEEAEKSPLPSNYWVSPSKALIEMNIRQSEGIGKDMTKDIDDSDKLIKTKEELVDSIQKKMDKLKEEKKELTKELEETETLGKEVQKAVERKCKKQHEKDKFKTYIGDMEKIILLLLKVSGLLARAENALQSLPEDSNERLKKMAADKRDRAKQQHEDAKVLKEDIEKRSGQIEVFLQEALSEEEFADYKYYVKMKSKLTIEKQELEDKISLGEEQISALKLSIPEKH
- the LOC128191706 gene encoding protein Shroom3-like isoform X5; this translates as MERIYTEKRGTSKLESGVKILRSSSFLHRSREGQERERRRSGDQDENNMAENHRSSAEKVMPRQRRVESFHGRSKTRHSSSHAAGSTTNQDPSVTFRNHLSSSSISLSSSHPSSPRDPPSNKNRHSFGSTPPVTTQSHSITPGRRSLPAHSSIPASFRNTEILPNKQRHSSGNSNSSTGSGHRASSRGTQNEESSRNSMSMKGWNTIQDLSQKQQNSARVDPPSGSHVEPSGANPRLGHLSPATSSPSLHMANPQQKKPPSPRLDLYKSSSDINSYPQPLSPRSPTNASFSFSKGFKKMAWSHNADFSLGYQGDKMKEVRQSLPSNNKPFKSDLHDYQNINEVSSSQTEVDATDLELQKLTQRPPREPYDPRPPCSPPAPPVRDVSSLQYVNKPQSHEKYPSWPVTQPNLETEPGEPINSPKLKPAFHPQLGPVNERNSPNSERKGGDDYKRNASDPGFKKQTSLTRFMKRPTPSDHEKRTINLESKKSAESQMEHFFSSSPGYPNPMMDQDGNRIGDEKYNIPSPPERESRAPDEKTLSEKIASIVGPHHDSWHGSSGYHSDYKSRDSSSFSDSPHQDYKKRDSFTREGPEKSPVVRGLVDTGTNPLGSDGKSVSSSSLRFEPPRTYVVKQMVCYNTGTQTEDKSSTEVSSSDKYFQEKSIQARLSSSDSDHFKQPDSQRRGAYSGNLGESKETKKKENFPEEYSSNMAPMLRKLTKEYYGGKLSGSEKRLSSASSQDSSIRSPGSDMPSFIQYPGMKEAESYSSVVIHPHENSMPFGRDYAESKSSISDSRQDVSGFESERGSVSELRSKPMRHGLDPSLYSPKYPLYTTGSRSDLNREQNRLLTGHDKHSKSISNIEEYNRGVQNNDSSPSMPNSSNSDSRSSTSTRYSSESSLPFQNYSKPRHESTDSVFTDPSSPLTPGGAEGPRRPNDLSSGRQMGRSASMKKAYGVFEEHIHKRHDSDSLSSSTLSSSSVVHSRSHSTEYLRMDHYQKMHAENKHMALIREDSLENRSQDQRWEDMVRKSKRSQADKSMNYENIQLGNMGNGNHSSKGFLAVSNLKRTSSEQIRPMKDRFNERSSARKQEDENRAVKSSEDPRNKFKSPNQSLMDLSSNDPSDSSFDHRPRSTSDSIPKDSSNFSSSVRHVSDPDKASPDNPDISSTQIQNDFNKDSNLKDVQRTAVQKFMDRVTGKKTDEETESTVSTAETTTSLTPSESFRLKYGSRAERQESLRRSRSISSRDSDYMEMRRPERQQTEWSRIRSQTGGSRPHSIGSDSSLVDPYAITTLPSFSDSEQHQRSQSDSTGIVSQPNTDELRSVPVKDHTGKNDDQSSGGISKNSLYQNVGYRPPPPPPQGGDEEKPPALPPRNYRRFSASQSDSSLPHRPLIPQPLNKERPSLGYDGHSSESRGRWDDDNYAEQLRKQSRRLSEQQHMPQPMTYKTTKTSIQFTQSYKQQHVEALEATSPNGSTSSSEQFFSSRRLSAGQQPPSPNSAPSVPPLPSSKYMPSPSSPQISPKGESLSRPQHYPDPKSYNSPESKADKPRVDIPPVTQGWHSRPSPSSPDPPPPPTPQKELTADVDLPPPPPELMENSPEHKDDRNRYAEDSYGSYKNRTDRQPGVYKRSASSGDALKLLHENNNYKQQGDIQKPLRKRLQPGWKSETTVNHEDQIQEQPETKDPVRSDRPPPPRPLLSTQSASHLLAPKPYTAPESSRSNSFSVSSTDQDSVITAPLAERRSVQDRISSIERKQSLSRERPEVRQTTPQGGQYFSKKSYENFSKSFSATPPRRTYETDKFSASVSETSLGQRQNSKFQDPTTTPNRRTYSPEQIASNDRSNESPPPVDRSPGSGYPGGRNIRNSESNGQSAFDSNSKMSFSDSKRQSPSKPISTNSSSPSEKNTVSDLVQHSRQRSQEELECDAKVQEFAKIYEKKDPKLSSMLKSDGGRMQYMDGLFHTEIDQDILVRRSPKTSPKSSSVGNDQEALQSVTPKKDGVPEEAEKSPLPSNYWVSPSKALIEMNIRQSEGIGKDMTKDIDDSDKLIKTKEELVDSIQKKMDKLKEEKKELTKELEETETLGKEVQKAVERKCKKQHEKDKFKTYIGDMEKIILLLLKVSGLLARAENALQSLPEDSNERLKKMAADKRDRAKQQHEDAKVLKEDIEKRSGQIEVFLQEALSEEEFADYKYYVKMKSKLTIEKQELEDKISLGEEQISALKLSIPEKH
- the LOC128191706 gene encoding protein Shroom3-like isoform X3 is translated as MDEGTKPTRLLLSPPPLKVNYDQLPVSPRTRASWSGKSDRGTSKLESGVKILRSSSFLHRSREGQERERRRSGDQDENNMAENHRSSAEKVMPRQRRVESFHGRSKTRHSSSHAAGSTTNQDPSVTFRNHLSSSSISLSSSHPSSPRDPPSNKNRHSFGSTPPVTTQSHSITPGRRSLPAHSSIPASFRNTEILPNKQRHSSGNSNSSTGSGHRASSRGTQNEESSRNSMSMKGWNTIQDLSQKQQNSARVDPPSGSHVEPSGANPRLGHLSPATSSPSLHMANPQQKKPPSPRLDLYKSSSDINSYPQPLSPRSPTNASFSFSKGFKKMAWSHNADFSLGYQGDKMKEVRQSLPSNNKPFKSDLHDYQNINEVSSSQTEVDATDLELQKLTQRPPREPYDPRPPCSPPAPPVRDVSSLQYVNKPQSHEKYPSWPVTQPNLETEPGEPINSPKLKPAFHPQLGPVNERNSPNSERKGGDDYKRNASDPGFKKQTSLTRFMKRPTPSDHEKRTINLESKKSAESQMEHFFSSSPGYPNPMMDQDGNRIGDEKYNIPSPPERESRAPDEKTLSEKIASIVGPHHDSWHGSSGYHSDYKSRDSSSFSDSPHQDYKKRDSFTREGPEKSPVVRGLVDTGTNPLGSDGKSVSSSSLRFEPPRTYVVKQMVCYNTGTQTEDKSSTEVSSSDKYFQEKSIQARLSSSDSDHFKQPDSQRRGAYSGNLGESKETKKKENFPEEYSSNMAPMLRKLTKEYYGGKLSGSEKRLSSASSQDSSIRSPGSDMPSFIQYPGMKEAESYSSVVIHPHENSMPFGRDYAESKSSISDSRQDVSGFESERGSVSELRSKPMRHGLDPSLYSPKYPLYTTGSRSDLNREQNRLLTGHDKHSKSISNIEEYNRGVQNNDSSPSMPNSSNSDSRSSTSTRYSSESSLPFQNYSKPRHESTDSVFTDPSSPLTPGGAEGPRRPNDLSSGRQMGRSASMKKAYGVFEEHIHKRHDSDSLSSSTLSSSSVVHSRSHSTEYLRMDHYQKMHAENKHMALIREDSLENRSQDQRWEDMVRKSKRSQADKSMNYENIQLGNMGNGNHSSKGFLAVSNLKRTSSEQIRPMKDRFNERSSARKQEDENRAVKSSEDPRNKFKSPNQSLMDLSSNDPSDSSFDHRPRSTSDSIPKDSSNFSSSVRHVSDPDKASPDNPDISSTQIQNDFNKDSNLKDVQRTAVQKFMDRVTGKKTDEETESTVSTAETTTSLTPSESFRLKYGSRAERQESLRRSRSISSRDSDYMEMRRPERQQTEWSRIRSQTGGSRPHSIGSDSSLVDPYAITTLPSFSDSEQHQRSQSDSTGIVSQPNTDELRSVPVKDHTGKNDDQSSGGISKNSLYQNVGYRPPPPPPQGGDEEKPPALPPRNYRRFSASQSDSSLPHRPLIPQPLNKERPSLGYDGHSSESRGRWDDDNYAEQLRKQSRRLSEQQHMPQPMTYKTTKTSIQFTQSYKQQHVEALEATSPNGSTSSSEQFFSSRRLSAGQQPPSPNSAPSVPPLPSSKYMPSPSSPQISPKGESLSRPQHYPDPKSYNSPESKADKPRVDIPPVTQGWHSRPSPSSPDPPPPPTPQKELTADVDLPPPPPELMENSPEHKDDRNRYAEDSYGSYKNRTDRQPGVYKRSASSGDALKLLHENNNYKQQGDIQKPLRKRLQPGWKSETTVNHEDQIQEQPETKDPVRSDRPPPPRPLLSTQSASHLLAPKPYTAPESSRSNSFSVSSTDQDSVITAPLAERRSVQDRISSIERKQSLSRERPEVRQTTPQGGQYFSKKSYENFSKSFSATPPRRTYETDKFSASVSETSLGQRQNSKFQDPTTTPNRRTYSPEQIASNDRSNESPPPVDRSPGSGYPGGRNIRNSESNGQSAFDSNSKMSFSDSKRQSPSKPISTNSSSPSEKNTVSDLVQHSRQRSQEELECDAKVQEFAKIYEKKDPKLSSMLKSDGGRMQYMDGLFHTEIDQDILVRRSPKTSPKSSSVGNDQEALQSVTPKKDGVPEEAEKSPLPSNYWVSPSKALIEMNIRQSEGIGKDMTKDIDDSDKLIKTKEELVDSIQKKMDKLKEEKKELTKELEETETLGKEVQKAVERKCKKQHEKDKFKTYIGDMEKIILLLLKVSGLLARAENALQSLPEDSNERLKKMAADKRDRAKQQHEDAKVLKEDIEKRSGQIEVFLQEALSEEEFADYKYYVKMKSKLTIEKQELEDKISLGEEQISALKLSIPEKH